A window of the Hordeum vulgare subsp. vulgare chromosome 5H, MorexV3_pseudomolecules_assembly, whole genome shotgun sequence genome harbors these coding sequences:
- the LOC123395298 gene encoding uncharacterized protein LOC123395298: MSGAASASWTAINSSGTSAIELSFFGAPMDAKDSQEYTIHRHYLVNLSIITKCEVTNACIELGDLIKNDLGSKAMKRGYNLFRDELSQLRTSSVIDSHFQALTM; the protein is encoded by the exons atgtccggcGCCGCCAGTGCCTCGTGGACCGCCATCAATAGCTCCGGGACCTCCGCCATCGAACTCAG CTTTTTTGGGGCGCCCATGGATGCCAAGGACTCCCAAGAGTACACTATACACCGACATTATCTTGTTAATCTCTCCATAATCACAAAGTGCGAGGTAACTAATGCATGTATAGAGTTGGGAGATCTAATAAAAAATGATTTAGGTAGTAAAGCAATGAAGAGGGGTTACAACCTTTTCAGGGATGAACTATCCCAACTAAGAACCTCTTCAGTTATTGATTCTCATTTTCAGGCCTTAACCATGTGA